A stretch of DNA from Gammaproteobacteria bacterium:
GCGGTTATTGCCCATCACCCGACAGGCATTGGTGGTATCTCTGATATAGGTGAGTAATTCAGGGTCGAATTCGTCGGCGAACAGATTTCGGTAAGCCTCGAACCGGCTTTCCAGATTCGTCGCCAATGACTGATACCGGGCATGTTCGGTTATCAGGCTATCGTACTTTCCAACGGCGTTGTGCGCGTAACTAGAGTGCGGGTAATCTCCTGGCAGGCGCACCATTCCTGCGCGGACAGGATTGAGCTCGATATAACGGTAGCAACTCAGCAAATAGGCGTTGTCCTGCACCAGGCTAGCCTTGTATCGACCTTGCCACAGCGTGCCGGTGCGATTGTATTGTCTGTTTACTCTCTGGACATAGGTGCGACCCAAAGCTTGCATCAAATGAGGCAGTGAGCGTTCGCTACCGGGCGTAATGAGCAAGTGAGTATGATTGGTCATCAAGACGTAGGCATGAATTTGGCAGTCAAACTGGCGGGCAGCGGTACCGAGCGATTTCCGGTAAAGCTGGTAATCCGAATCTTCGAAGAATACTGCCTGGCGATCTACGCCGCGCTGGATGACATGCTGAGGCAGCCCGGGGATGAAGTAGCGGGGTTGACGCGGCATGTCCGCTATTGAACTCGCCCCTTGTCGAACATGCCAGCACCAAAAAAGTGCGGTTCGACCCCATTTACTTACGTTTATTTTTTTGTGCTATAGTTCCAGAGCAAGTATGTCAAATGCTCAAACATAACGACATAAGGACTTCGGTTCGGAGATTGCAATGAAAAAGACCACCATGACCCTCGCGGGCTGTATTTTGATACTGCTCGCTGGCAACGCATCAGCCTGTGGCGAGAGCCTCTTCAGAGTCGGCAAAGGCGTAGCGTTTCGCGAATACACCGCCCCTCTTCCAGGAAGCGTACTGGCCGTCGCAAATACCGAAGCGGAATTGGCATTAGTTGAGAGACTGGCAGCTGCCGGTCACGAAGTTCACGTCGTATCAGACCCGTCAGAAATTAGCGAGGAGCTTCGAAACCACAAGATCGATGTCGTCCTTGCGTACTACAGCGCAAGGGACGTAGTTGAGGACGAAATGACGTCAGTGGCGAGTGCGACCTACATTCCCGTGGCAATGGACGGGACCGTGGAAGTCACCGAGGCCGGCAAGCAGTATCAGCAATCTCTCTCCAACGAAGATAGTGTTTTGAAATATTTGAAGACTATTCACAAAACACTGAAAGAAAAATCATGAAAAAACAGCCTGGCGGCGTGCCACGAAGCACGCTGCGCGGGGTGATTGCGCTGTCGACAATGGCGACCATTGGCCTTACTTCGAACGTCCACGCAACAGATGTTGGGCTCCGGAAGGGTAGTGGTTACTTCTCGTTAACTTACCAGCTCAATTCTACCGACGGCTTCGAGAGCAGTATTGGCGATCTGCCGATTGGTTCGATCGATACTCAGGTTATGAATTTTGAGTTCCAGTACGCCCTTTCAGATCGCCTGACAATCATCGCCGGTATCCCTTATGTGAGAAAGCGGTACAACAACGGCCCGCTGCCCCATGACCCGTTGCTGCTCGATCCGCCGAGACCTTTTGTCGAGAACGTAGATCTTGGAGGTTGGAATTCTGGTTTTCAGGACCTGAATATTGGTGCGAGATACCTGGTCAGAGAGGGAACCTTTTCTATTGAACCATTTGCTTACCTTGGCGTACCGAGTAACGAGTACCCGTTTTATGGTAACGCGGCCATCGGTCAGCAATTAACACGACTTCAAGTCGGGTCGTCCTTCATGTGGTTCCCGGGCCTGTCCAACGCCTCCTATCGAGCCGATATCGGCTATGTTTTCGTGGAGAAAACACTTGGCGTAAACGTCAATTACTGGAATATTCGCGCCGAGACTGGTTACCAGTTCGGACCGCGTATTACAGGCAGACTGTTCACCCTTCTGAAGAAAGGATCCGGACTCTCGGTGCCCACTGGCTTTCCCGGATTCCCTGGTGAATTGACTGACGAGAACTGGTATCAGCACGATCGCACACTCAAACACAACTACTGGAATATCGGCATCGGCCTCGACTGGGCTTTGAATGACCACTACAGTATCTCGTCAAATTACATGGAAATGATCTGGGAAGATCAGGTGAATATCCTCGAATACGCCTTTACCGTGTCACTTGCGCGGGCGTTTTGATTAACATCGGAAACACCTAAGGCGCAACTTTGAAGCGTTGCAAGGTTTCAGGCAGACGATCACGCAAAACTTTCTGCCGCAACTCGACCGAGTTGACAACAGCCTTGTATCTTTTCTCATCCTTGAACTTGCGAAAACAAGGTGAGTCAACCAGGACCGGGTACCAGAGCAATCCTGGACTGTCCATAACTCGCTCAAGGGTTTCCAGCGCCAACTTATCCTCTCCCAGTATCGAGTACCCACAGGCCTCATACATGATTGGCCACCATGCGTTTTGAGAACCGGTCTGCCTGAGGCGGCTCATTATCCCATTAACAAATTCGGCAAATTCATGTGCCTTCTCAAACTGCCCGTTTGCATTTAGCGCGTCAGCATAAATCATTAGCGTCTCAATGCCGTTAGCGCGCCTGGTATCAACAAAGACTCTCTCGGGCAGGCCTTGTCGGTCCAGTATGTAAATTGCCTGCTCGTAGTCACCAAGCGCCAGGTGCGCCCGCGCCAGTCCGTACCAGATTTGAACCTGATTGGGATTCTCGAGGGCCAGGTCACTGCCAACCTCGATCATCTCCTGATATCGTCTGAACCAATACAGGTTGATAAACGACGTGTCCGGGTCAAAATGCCTGGCGCCTTCCTCGTCGCCAATTCGAGCATACAGTTCGGCCAGCATCCAAGGCGCGTCCGCATAGTCGGGATCTGCAGCTCTTGAGCGCATTGCCCAGGCAATTCCTACGTCAAGATTCCCAACAAGCTCGTGGATTCGCGCCAGGTGCAGAAAGGCAACCGCCTTTTTCGGAGAGTTGCTGAAGCGCTCCTGAATATCGGCAGCAATCTCAAGCGCCTTGTCTCTTTGCCCGGAAACACCGTAGAAGTTGCCGAGCTCTGCGTAACGTAAGAGAGATTCCGGATCCTGATCCAATGCCCGTAAAAAATATATTTCAGCCTCATCGGTGTCGGGTTGATGCCACAACCATTTTGCATAGGCTGCCAACGCATCGGCGTTGAACGGATTGAGTTCAATTGCACGCGCGTGCGCGTCGCCAGCGTTCTCAAATCGCATCCACCGGTACAGTGCCAGCGTGTTTTGAACCTCAGAAAGATTCGGATTGATCTCCAACGCTTTTACTATAGCGGCGCCGGCACTCTCAATATCCCCCAGATAGAGCAACGCATCAGCGTATCGACTATGTGCCAGAGCTGAATTTGGGTCAGCTTCGGTTGCTCGTCGATAAAGCTCGATGGCTTTCGATAGTTGCTCCATTTTTACCGTTGGTTGATCTTTGACCTCTTGAAACGTTATACGCGCAAGTTGCAACAGTTCGTTGGCCGACGCATCAAGGGTTGCCAGCGTAGACCTGCCCAACGACGGATCAGAACCTGGCATCAGCAGTGCCACAATTTCTGTTGCTATTTCCTGTTGGGCGGTCAACAAGTCATCGTCTCTTTTCCGAAATGTCTTGGTCCAGTCGCCAAATCCAGACTCGCCATCGATTACTGTCACCGTGATATGAAGGACATTGTCCTGCCGCCTCACTGTTCCTTCGATCAATTGGGCAACACCAAGCCGCATTGCGATTTCCGGCGCCGATAGTGTCTGGTTCTGAAAAATCACAGAGGAAGATCTGGCGGCTACCCGCATGCCACCGATTCGGCCAAGTTGATCTCGCAGCTCGTCGCTCAGCCCCTTGGGTATGTAGTCGTCATCGACGTATTGGCTCGCGTTCTCAAATGGCATAACGGCAATCGTATTCTTGGCCGGGCGCTCTCGATTTTCACGCTGAGCTGTCCCTGATTCCTCCAGCCCAACGACGCTCGGATAGACAAGGTAAAACAAGCCCGCCGTAGCACCGATGAGCAGGGCTGTGGCCGCCACAATGGTGAGCCGACCTTCCGCGCTGGAGGTTTGGGCTCGCCTTACACCGCCTGGCCCGATGTCGAAGCGCCATGCCAAAAACATCGTAACGGGAAAGCCAACGACGAATAGAATTGCGACAAAGGACTTCGATCCTTCCGGAAAAACCGGTAATGCCTCAATAAGAAATGACAAAACCTCCGTGATGCTCCAGGCAGCAGCAGCGTATATTAGAGCCGTCTGCAGTACCCGACGGCGCCCCAACTCGGCAAATAGGTGTTGCGCGATACCGTCATCCGGCTCGGATAATTCCCGGACTTCGGCAAGCATCCTGTAGCCCTCGCCCCGGACCAAACCGATGTAACGCGGGGAATCGGCATTGTCCCCCAGTGCCCGGCGAACCAGCTTGATTCTTTGAGTGACTGTCTCCGGGCTGACGAATTTCCCTGACCACACAAGCTTGACCAGCTCGTCATGCGTCACGAGGTTGGGGGCCGCCCTGGCCAATACCAGTACCAGCTGATAGGACAGCCGCGGCAGATCAAGGACCGCTTTCCCACGGCGGACCTGACGCTTCCCTATATCGAGAACCAGATCCCCTATCTGAAGGCATCCACTGGTTGGCTGCTGATCCATATACTAGGTCTCTGCTCGCTCGACCATGATTCTTCGCAGTCTATGTGCCTGATTTTAAAGGGTCAAGTGAAACTTCACACAACCTTCATGCGAGTTTCACACGGCACCAGACACAACAACCTAATCTGAACTCGTCCGGTTTTTTGAGCATTGGCCGGATCGCTGGCGGAAAGCTACCGCTAGCGTGGAAGAAGGCGCGCCTTCTCATTTATACCCTTGGCGGTAGCGACGAGGAGAAGATTGTTAAGGATGCCGGACTCAAAACTGGAGTCACTCTGCTACTGGTGTTTGTGGCGAGCACCCTGGGCCGACCATGGGTTTCGAAATAATTTTGATGGTGCCGGAGAGTGAATTTGAATCGCCAACCTACGATTACTAATGCGCACCACCGCTTGTAGTTAATTGTTGGTGTGCAGCGAATCCGGGCACCCGCGGCATCCAGTTCCTGACCGTGCATAACGGTGCATAACCGAGTCACGCAAAACTCACGCAGTATTCGGCTACATCCGTCCTGCCCACAGTCTATTCTTTAAGGTGAACTACCGAAGAATAAATGCTGTCCTGCAGCAGAGGGAATCGCCATGCGCCCGACTATCGTACTCCTGGCTTGCCTGATGACTACAGCCATCTGGGCCGCCGTACCAACCAGCCTGAACTATCAGGGTTACCTGACCGACCCGAGTGGCGCTGCTATAGACACTGACACACAGATAACGTTCTCGATCTACAACGCCGATGTTGGTGGGTCGTCGTTGTGGAGCGATACACGAACTGTGCCAGTCGATCAGGGACTGTTCTCTGTTGAGCTGGGTAATCCACTTAATCCGTTTCCGGCAGGTTTATTCGACACGCCGCTGTTCATCGGCATCGATGTCGACGGTGATGGCGAGATGGTGCCACGCAGACCGCTAACCAGTGTGGGTTTTTCGTTCAAAGCTGACCAAGCTGATGATGCGCTGAGCCTGCAGGGTCAGGGACCAGCGGCATATGACCAATCCCTACACGTATCTGATGTGGCCAACCCTCACGGCGTGACAGTCGGTCAGACCGGTGGCGCCTCCAGCGGCGACATTGCAAACCTGCAAGCACAGCTTGACGCGGCGCTGGCAACGATAGCGCAGGTACAGACAGATCTTGGTAATGAAACAAGCGCACGGATCGCGGCAGACAATGCGGAGATTGCCGCACGTATCGCTGATGTCGATGCCGAGGAAGCCGCGCGTATTGCTGCCGTCGCCGACATCGCGGACAACACTGTTTTGGCTCTGGATGGCATGCTGAGTTTGTCCGGTGGCGACACGGCGCTATTCGATGGTGTCAACGTGCAGGTGGTGAATGGCACCGATACGACCGACGGGAATCCTAACGGCAAGGGAAATCTCATCGTCGGATACGACGAGCCGGACACTGATCTACCGATTTGCTCAGTTGGCAGCTCCGACAATGCGACTGATTGCGGGAACGCCGGGGGCGTGTGGGACTCGAGTCATAAGAGCGGCTCGCATAACGTGATCGTAGGCTACCTGCACAACTACACCCGGTACGGCGGACTGGTGGTCGGCGTTAACAACAACATCACCGGAATCGTCGCCAGCGTGACCGGCGGCTCGGGTGGTACGGCCAGCGGTTCTGCCGCAAGCGTCAGCGGTGGCATCAACAATAGAGCGATTGCCAGTAATTCCAGCGTAAGCGGCGGCAGCGTGAACATTGCGGCAGGAGGGACCTCCAGTATTGGTGGGGGAGCCGGCAACCTGACCAGCGGCAACTCCGCCAGTATTACGGGTGGTCGTAATAATGTCGCCAGCGGGGACTGGTCCGCTGTCGTTGGGGGTGGTTTCTCAGACCCGCTGTTTGGCAACGAAGCCTATTCCAATTATTCGGCGATCCTCGGTGGGTTCCGCAATGTGACCGGCGACACCGGCAGTGGCGACAGAACGCTAGGTGAGCAAGCGACAGTCAGCGGCGGCAGTAGCAACACCGCCAAAGGTGACGCTGCCAGCGTCAGCGGCGGCCAAGAGAATGTCGTCATTGGGCCCGCGTCCAGCATCACCGGTGGTCGGTTCAACGTCACCACCACGATCAATTCTGATTGGACCACAATCAGCGGTGGCTTTAACAACTTTACGAGCGGCGCATACGCGAGCATCAGCGGCGGCGACGATGTTCTCTGCGCATCCGACACCTGCGGCGAAGGCACGATCAGTACGCCTGACTAACGTCTTTGCGAGGAGCGCAGCGACGAAGCAACCTGCCAGATCATGCGTGTTTGATGAGATTGCTTCGCTCCGCTCGCAAAGACCCCATTAAGATGGTGGCTATGGCTGGACTTGAACCAGCGACCTACGCATTATGAATGCGCCGCTCTAACCAACTGAGCTACATAGCCATATTTTTTCGCGGCTAAAGCCGCTCCCACGACCCATCGCGCAGGATCGACCCGAAGTCGCGGCTGAAGCCGCTCCCACGAGGCCGTGTCGCAAGCCGTCGCGCCGCAGAGGGATTGCGATTCTCCGGCGGTGTCGGCGGGCTGTCAAGCCACTCAGCCCTTGGCGCTGAGCTTGTCCTCGCGGGCCGTGATCAGGGCCATGAGGCGCTCGGCCTTGTGCGTGCTCTGCTCGATTTGACTGGTTATGGCCGCTTTTTGCTCTTCGGCAGTCACCGTCTTCAGCTGCTCCTGGGCGGCGGCGATACCGTCGAGCAGGGTCTTGTGGCGCTCGCGCACCGACTCCAGCGACTCGGCCTCTTCGGCTTTGTCAAAGACGACAT
This window harbors:
- a CDS encoding tetratricopeptide repeat protein, yielding MDQQPTSGCLQIGDLVLDIGKRQVRRGKAVLDLPRLSYQLVLVLARAAPNLVTHDELVKLVWSGKFVSPETVTQRIKLVRRALGDNADSPRYIGLVRGEGYRMLAEVRELSEPDDGIAQHLFAELGRRRVLQTALIYAAAAWSITEVLSFLIEALPVFPEGSKSFVAILFVVGFPVTMFLAWRFDIGPGGVRRAQTSSAEGRLTIVAATALLIGATAGLFYLVYPSVVGLEESGTAQRENRERPAKNTIAVMPFENASQYVDDDYIPKGLSDELRDQLGRIGGMRVAARSSSVIFQNQTLSAPEIAMRLGVAQLIEGTVRRQDNVLHITVTVIDGESGFGDWTKTFRKRDDDLLTAQQEIATEIVALLMPGSDPSLGRSTLATLDASANELLQLARITFQEVKDQPTVKMEQLSKAIELYRRATEADPNSALAHSRYADALLYLGDIESAGAAIVKALEINPNLSEVQNTLALYRWMRFENAGDAHARAIELNPFNADALAAYAKWLWHQPDTDEAEIYFLRALDQDPESLLRYAELGNFYGVSGQRDKALEIAADIQERFSNSPKKAVAFLHLARIHELVGNLDVGIAWAMRSRAADPDYADAPWMLAELYARIGDEEGARHFDPDTSFINLYWFRRYQEMIEVGSDLALENPNQVQIWYGLARAHLALGDYEQAIYILDRQGLPERVFVDTRRANGIETLMIYADALNANGQFEKAHEFAEFVNGIMSRLRQTGSQNAWWPIMYEACGYSILGEDKLALETLERVMDSPGLLWYPVLVDSPCFRKFKDEKRYKAVVNSVELRQKVLRDRLPETLQRFKVAP
- a CDS encoding transposase, whose translation is MPRQPRYFIPGLPQHVIQRGVDRQAVFFEDSDYQLYRKSLGTAARQFDCQIHAYVLMTNHTHLLITPGSERSLPHLMQALGRTYVQRVNRQYNRTGTLWQGRYKASLVQDNAYLLSCYRYIELNPVRAGMVRLPGDYPHSSYAHNAVGKYDSLITEHARYQSLATNLESRFEAYRNLFADEFDPELLTYIRDTTNACRVMGNNRFKDQIEAMLGRSVRPAKMGRPGKRSS